The proteins below come from a single Saccharophagus degradans 2-40 genomic window:
- a CDS encoding PilZ domain-containing protein has translation MKRVANLFSRFAKRANTTGAAQREFDKLCAQRSIKGEPWPHSMLYALLDHCSRRTSVRLLVLDRTTLNYNHAQTMLIGFDPDTRELLIDAPTNINLHALVDARDANSEVILQLQVEQGYLNITCSITDLSLQKGRQAYVTLTATQHAVTSNRRFYPRVSFSHPSQPIVKVSPDGKPALQFKLMDISRQGAKLMFQGRDIRKDITGASDKKTSTILHTEFIFNDHFTLPLRCELVQAKYLRTPGCHNQVRVKFYRPEPTAQAQLDELIGLLSMDEQFAA, from the coding sequence ATGAAGCGTGTCGCAAACCTATTTTCTCGTTTTGCCAAACGTGCCAACACCACAGGTGCGGCACAGAGGGAATTCGACAAACTGTGCGCTCAACGCAGCATTAAAGGCGAACCGTGGCCACATAGTATGCTTTACGCCCTTTTAGACCACTGCTCGCGCCGCACAAGCGTGCGCCTGTTAGTGCTAGATCGCACCACACTTAATTACAACCACGCGCAAACGATGCTAATAGGGTTTGACCCAGATACCAGAGAGCTTCTTATTGATGCCCCTACAAATATCAACTTGCATGCATTAGTCGACGCTCGCGACGCCAATAGCGAAGTTATTCTTCAATTACAGGTTGAACAGGGCTACTTAAATATTACTTGCAGCATTACTGACTTAAGCCTGCAAAAAGGTAGGCAGGCTTACGTTACCCTCACGGCTACTCAACACGCGGTAACGTCAAATCGTCGTTTTTACCCAAGAGTTTCGTTCAGCCACCCTTCGCAACCTATTGTAAAAGTCTCTCCCGACGGCAAACCAGCTCTGCAATTCAAGCTTATGGATATAAGCCGCCAAGGAGCAAAGTTAATGTTTCAAGGTAGAGATATTCGCAAAGACATTACTGGCGCAAGTGATAAGAAAACGTCTACCATTTTGCACACAGAATTTATATTTAACGACCACTTCACCCTACCGCTGCGCTGCGAACTTGTTCAAGCAAAGTATCTTCGAACCCCAGGCTGTCACAATCAAGTACGGGTAAAATTTTATCGCCCAGAGCCCACTGCTCAAGCTCAGCTCGACGAACTTATTGGCCTGCTAAGCATGGATGAGCAATTTGCCGCTTAA
- the bioA gene encoding adenosylmethionine--8-amino-7-oxononanoate transaminase — protein sequence MERSPLSEAEIMRIDAEHIWHPYSSFKSAVPVFPVKSAQGVYLHLHSGETLIDGMSSWWSTLHGYNATAISDAIAKQAQQLSHVMFGGLTHEPAAYLTKQLVKLSPDGLEKVFLSDSGSVAVEIAMKMAIQYWHAKGQPNKNKMLALRNGYHGDTIGAMSVCDPVTGMHHLFKNTLTQQVFTEQPACKFHEQWDESYLTDIKQQIANHKHELAAVILEPVVQGTGGMHFYSPEYVKAVKALCEANNLLLIADEIATGFGRTGKMFACEHAGITPDIMCLGKTLTGGTMTLAATLCTNKVADTICNAEPGVFMHGPTFMGNPLACTAASVNIDLLLNSNWQSNISRLQTGLLEGLLPCKHNAKVKDVRTLGAIGVVEMQEPVDMAKIQPMFVEHGVWLRPFGKLIYMMPAYIMQDEQLKTLTQAVCNVIEKYTAQ from the coding sequence ATTGAACGCTCCCCTCTCAGCGAAGCGGAAATAATGCGCATCGACGCCGAGCATATTTGGCACCCCTATTCGTCTTTCAAAAGTGCCGTACCGGTATTTCCGGTTAAATCTGCACAGGGCGTGTACCTCCACCTACATAGTGGTGAAACGCTCATCGACGGCATGTCGTCTTGGTGGAGCACACTACACGGTTACAACGCTACAGCTATTAGCGATGCAATTGCTAAACAAGCCCAACAACTAAGCCACGTTATGTTTGGCGGCCTTACCCATGAACCTGCGGCCTATCTCACCAAACAACTAGTTAAGCTATCCCCTGATGGCCTAGAGAAAGTATTTTTATCCGATTCCGGCTCGGTAGCGGTAGAAATAGCAATGAAAATGGCTATTCAATATTGGCACGCCAAAGGCCAGCCCAATAAAAATAAAATGCTCGCGCTGCGCAATGGCTATCACGGCGACACCATTGGTGCTATGTCGGTGTGCGACCCTGTAACAGGTATGCACCACTTATTTAAAAATACGCTTACCCAGCAAGTATTTACCGAACAACCAGCATGTAAGTTTCACGAACAATGGGACGAAAGTTACCTAACCGATATAAAGCAACAAATTGCAAACCATAAACACGAACTTGCCGCTGTTATTCTTGAGCCTGTTGTACAGGGCACAGGCGGTATGCATTTTTATTCGCCGGAATATGTGAAAGCGGTAAAAGCGCTTTGTGAAGCTAATAACTTACTACTAATTGCAGATGAAATAGCTACCGGCTTTGGCAGAACAGGCAAGATGTTTGCCTGCGAACACGCTGGTATAACGCCCGATATTATGTGTTTAGGTAAAACCCTAACCGGCGGCACCATGACGCTAGCGGCAACCCTATGCACCAACAAAGTAGCCGACACCATTTGCAACGCAGAGCCCGGTGTATTTATGCATGGCCCGACTTTTATGGGCAACCCCCTTGCCTGTACAGCTGCCAGTGTAAATATAGACCTGTTATTAAATTCCAATTGGCAAAGTAATATCAGCAGGCTGCAAACTGGTTTACTTGAAGGGCTGCTCCCTTGCAAACACAATGCGAAGGTAAAGGACGTGCGCACACTGGGTGCAATAGGCGTTGTAGAAATGCAAGAACCGGTTGATATGGCAAAAATTCAACCAATGTTTGTTGAGCACGGCGTATGGCTGCGACCGTTTGGCAAATTAATATACATGATGCCCGCTTACATAATGCAAGACGAGCAATTAAAAACGCTAACCCAAGCCGTGTGCAACGTAATAGAAAAATACACAGCTCAGTAA